Within the Dialister hominis genome, the region GTCAGGCCTGCAAAGCAGATCAGAGAATGCTTGTTTTTAAAGCGTCTCACATCTCCGATCTGGGCAATAAGCGCTACTCTGGTAACTCTTCCGACTCCGCCCATCTCGCCGACGAGTTCATATTCCGGCAGATCCTTGGCTATATCTTCCATTCGTGTTAAACTAGCCATAAGAGTTTCGTCGGCTCTTCTCAGTAATCCGACATACCACATGATGGTTTCTCTAACAATTGGATTATTGGGGATGGAAGGGATACCATTCTTTGCTTGAGCGTAGATCGTTGCTGCTTTACTCTCATTGGAACGGTATCCTTTTTCTTTTGCCCATCCGCAATAAGATGCGACAAATTCTGCTTCCGATTTAGCAATAATATCCTCAATGTGGCAATACCTTTCCAGGAAATCCAGCAGTTTGTCTTTACCGCTGTTTATGTCGAATCCTCCGAAAAGATCGAAGATTTCTGGCATGGTCTGCTCCAATTGACTTTGCAGCTGGAGAAGGATGCGGCTTCTTTCCTCCGAAAAGTTAAGATAAGCATCGCAGAGTCTCTTCAAGAGGAAATACTTATCTCCATTAAGATCGAATTGCGGTAACTTTGCCCAATAAGCGATTCCATATCTGGCAATATTCGAGGAGTCGATGGAGTCTGTCTTTGTGTGTCTGAAGTTCTCTGCCTTATTAAAATTAGCAATCATCAGAGCGTTGACGACAGATACAAAAATCCCATTCTGCTGCAAGAAATAGGCTATCGACAGGTGATAGACACCTGTTGATTCCATGACGACTTTTATCTCGTCATACTTTGCTTGTACCCGAATTTCATTGACCAGAGGCTGAAGTTCCTCTTTTGTGTGCTTAACATCAAAGGGCCTGCGGATGATCTTGTCGCCAGGCGCCATGAAAAACACCGTACTTTTTCTCTTGGATACATCAATACCTACACAGATCATAAGCGACCTCCTATAAAAGATATTTGTAGTTGGTAGACGCTAATCCTTCACACACTTATTACCACTCAAACTAGTTTTTTTACACGAACACGGAGATAAACCTGCCTAACGCGAGCACACATAATAAGGGGAAGGCTGACCCTCTTCTCCACGTCCAGTAAACGGACCGGTGGGTCGCCGTCAAACCATCTACTCCCCTAATTATATGCAATAAGTGCAGCGGATAGGAGCGGCCTATCTACTACACTTCTATTGTACTAGGTGGCTCGTATACCAGTTGACAATAATGGCAATTGCACAAATGCCTAATAAGTTAGTGTACGAGACGGATGAGATGTAGTTCCTAGGCCATGGGCCGGCTGTGTGGTTTTAATCATATTTTAGATTGCACTCCCGCGCCACCGCTAAAAGGCCAAGGTACGCTTACATATCAATAAGCTCTTTTATAAGGATACCTTTACAACCGCGACGGGGCGCGAATAAAAACACCGTAAAACCAGACTAACGTCTGTACGAACTACTGTATTCGTCAGGCAACAGAAATTTGGAGCCTGACACCTTCTCCTGGCGGTGCAAGGTCAACACCATTCCTTGCTTCGCAAATGGAGAACAAGCCAACCTCACTCCGTTCGCAGAAATGCAACTCATCCGCCCGGCAGCGGGATTTGGTACACGATTCCTTTCGGAGACGAAGGCGATGCCGAAAAAAATGCTTCCTATCGTAGATAAGCCTACGATTCAGTATATTGTCGAAGAAATCGAAGCGAGCGGGATTGAACAGATCCTTATTATTTCTGGTCATGCGAAGAGAGCCTTCGAAGATCATTTCGATTCTTCTCCGGAACTGGAACAGCATCTGTATGAGTCCGGGAAGATGGATCTCTTGAAAGAGATTCGTCATGTTGCTTCTGTCAAAGTGCATTATACTCGTCAGCAGTACATGAGAGGCCCTGGAGATGCTATTCTCTGTGCCAAGGAATTCATGGACGGAGAACCATTTGGCGTCATTCTTGGTGATGATGTCGTATATACAGGCGACGGTGAGCCAGCTCTGAAACAGCTGATGGATCAGTATGAAAAGACAGGCGGAGCTGTCATAGGCTGCCAGCGCGTAAGAGAAGAACAGGTCTCTTCCTATGGAATCATTGATGGAGTAAAGACAGAAGATCCGGATTTGGTCAAAGTCCTGGACATGATAGAAAAACCTTCTATTGAAGAAGCCCCCAGCCGCATTGCAGCGCTTGGACGCTACGTCATCACTCCGGAAATATTTAAGATTCTTGAACAGACAAAACCGGGGAAAGGCGGAGAAATCCAGCTCACCGACGCTCTTCGCGTCATGGCAAAAAATGGAAACGTGTATGCCTATAATTTCAAGGGAAAACGCTACGACACAGGTAATAAGCTAGGCTACCTCAAAGCCATGGTAGAATTTGCTCTTAGAAGAGAAGACATAGGACCAGGATTCAGAGAATACCTGAAGACATTGGAACTGTGATAAAAGACGCGTTTTCCGTTCGGGGAAATAGCAAAAAAGGAATGTGAAAAGATAGATGACTTTTCGCATTCCTTTTTTATCGCCTTATCTATTATCCCATCGTATTCTTTCCGAATACAGGATGTGTGGTTGATTTGAGGCTTCTTTTTTCTATGATTTCCAACGCTCGTTCCATTCCTATGTCGTCTCTTCCTCCATTGTCTTCGTAGACGAGTATGGGTTCTTCTGTGTCGACTTCGCTGCCAGGGAGGTAGACGTATTCCTTAGTGACGTTGTCGCCATAGATATAGCCTGCCAGAAGCTTACTCTCTGTCGTCTTTTTCAGCATGGAAGTCCTCCAGATCGTAAAGAAGATGGGGCTTGAAGTCCAGGTAGTCAGCCGAGGTGAGGTGGAGGCGGATGCCTTCGAGCTCCTCGGGGAGGTTCTGGAAATTCATGGCGCCGTGGATGTGGCCATAGACGCAGTCGGTGACATGGTACTTGGTCATGAGCTGCAGCATATGAGTCGGATTTCTGAGTTCATCGAAGGGTGGGTAGTGAAGGACGGCGATGATTCTTTCCGGATTCATCTTGCTGGCGAGTTCAAGGGAGCGTTCCAGTCTTCCTTCTTCTCTTAAAATGATTGGCTTATCTGCCTCTGTCAGTTTTCTGGATGTCTCCGCAATCCAGCCTCTTGTACCGGCAATGGCGATCGGTCCGACGGAGAGGGCAGAGTTATAAATGAATTCAAAAGCGCCGTCTGTCATGCGGGTCATTTTTGTGACAGTATCCCACCAGTAGTCATGGTTGCCGCGGACGATGATTTTTCTGCCGGGAAGAGTTCCCAGCATCTTCAGATCGGAAATAGCATCCTGAATGTGCATGGCCCATGATAAATCGCCCGCCATGATGACCGTGTCTTCTGGATGGATTGTTTCCATCCAGGCATTGATGATCTTCTCCCTGTGGTTGTTCCATGCAGGTCCGAAGATATCCATCGGCTTCGTCGGCGGGTCGCCTGAGAGGTGGAAGTCACTGAAAGCATATAATTTCATCAGTGTCATTCTCCAAAATACGTTCCGGTATGAAGTTTTTCGAGCATGCGCTTCTGGCTTTCATGATCCATGACATGGGTGATATGGTAGCCCATGTAAAGAGGACTTGCCGTATAACGCGGGAAAATCTTCGCCCGGATATGTTTGAAATGGTAAAAGAAAATATTGTAGCTTGTGCAGGGGAGAGGGAAGTCATTCAGGACATAACGTGCCAGAGTCTGAATCGTGTCAGCAAATTTTTCCGGCGAAGCGTCCTTCTTCAGAGTGACATTCATTTCTCCCATGCCGCTGATCGGATAGTCTGATACAGTAGCATAGCAGTCCTGGTCTTCGTGAACGATGGGACCAAGGAAATTTTCCCGGTCGATATTGTCCTTGTAGTCATACGTATCAAGACCGATGATTTGGGAATGAGGATGGCGCTGCGAACCGCCTGAACCAGGGCCGTAGTTGCGAAAATAAAGGACGGATTTGAAACGCTTGTCCCTCTCCATCTTTTCCCAGCGTTCAAGGCCAAAGGAAATGACTTCATGCAGCTTCTCTTTGCTGTACGTCGTCAGTTCAGCGTTATGATCAGAAGTCTCTACAATGACTGTCGGATACGTTCCTTCAAAAACAGGGAACTTATTCATCAGCCAGATAATATCATCCTTCTTGTCGAGGATGTTCGTTAAAGTTTCAGGATGGCAGAAAGGGCAGATCTTCTGTGTCGAAGAATGCGGCTTCTTGCCTCCGATTGAAAGGTTGAAAATGATAGGTGTATTCATGGTAGATTCCTCAGCTTTCACTTCAATTATAACACAGAGACTTTCCTTATCTTGAGATAAATATGATTTGTGTTATGAATGAGAAGCGGGTTATCGCATAAGAAAAGGAATCTTATAGCAAAAATAAAGAGGAGGAATTTTACTTGTTTAAAAAGCATTTATACATTGTTATTTAAAGCATGGAAACGTATAATAAAAGCGTATGTATCGCAATTTTTCATGACGTTCGGTACGAGATTTTATGAATATAAAAAATTCGTGATGCCACATGATGGTGGATTATTTAATGTCTGGAAAGCAATGAATAGATTGGCTTCTTAATATAGATTTAAATCGAATAGTCATATAAAAGGGCATTTGGAATAATTGATTATTCTGCAATATAAAATTTGGTTGTCAGATAGGTACATGGGTAAAATTAGAAATAGAGGGATGAAAATGCGAGAAAGTATTAAAAAGATAGAAAAAGGGATGATTTTTTTATTAATTATTACAATGCCAATTATGTTTTTGCCGGAGAGATATAATTTGCCATTAGCAGGATCAATATTACCATTAATGATTCTGTATGTCTTGTTGCTCGCATTAGGAGTACAGTATGTATTAGAAAAATTTATATATCTACCACATTATAGATTTTTCTTGTTTTTTTGTTTTTGGGTGATTGTCTGTACAATAATAGGTGCATATAGATTTCCTTTTTGGAATGAAGCCTTCGATCGCTATTTAATGGATACAAATGTAGTCAAGGTTATTGAACATATTTGGCCTGGAATCATAGATTCCCCATCAGCATTACACTTTAAATACTTTGTTTCCAGTATATGGGGAATTGTAAAAAATTTAATTGTCCCATTAGGGGGCATATTTTTCATTTTTACTAATATGTATAGTAAATCTTCAAGAGAAGGAATTAGTTGGATATCTAAAGCTGCATTTTTTGGCAGTATTAATGGGGATTTATTCTCTATTTGAAATTTGGTGGATATGGACTGGTAATTCTTATTGTGAACAAATATTAATTACAATAAATAGAAATTTATATACTCCTGAATTTGCTCATGGTTGGTGGCCGCCGCTCTTATGGAAAGGACAAGTGAGGAGTTTTGCGCCTGAGCCCTCGTTCTTCGGCATTTATGCAGCTTTTATAATTCCTTTCTTATGGTATAGAATTTTCTATGAAAACAGAAAGTTAGAATTTGTGCTTTTGATTTATTTTGTCTTTATGGTTTTTATGACAAAGGCAAGAACGGCTACAGTTATCTATTTTGGAGAAGTGGCATGTTTAATTCTTATAAGTCTATGGCTTCGATATGATAATTGAAAGAAAATATGTTTGTCTATCTGCTTGGGGACTGTACTATCGTTTGGCCTCTGCATTGGAGGAAGTGCGATTATAACTAATATTGCAAAAACTAGTGCAAATGAGATCATTATATCCAATAGTTTGGGGAAAACCGTGATGGATGGGTCTGAAAAATATATTGATAACAATGTGATCTCAGTTGCTGGAATAAGTGATCGCTCTAATACTCCACGATTCGGAAATGTTATTGCAATGGCAAGAGTAGGATTGCATCATCCAATTTTTGGAGTAGGGCATGGTTATGTTGATATGTACATGATGTCAGAATTTCCTTCGTTTGTAAAAAATCATCAGGAGGTAAAGCAATGGACGTCCGATATGCTTTCGCTTACCTTTATGAGAATCCAATATCCTGTGGTAAATGAGTTTTCTCAATTGATTGCGGAATATGGAATCGTAGGAATAATATTATTTTGCATACCAATTATCTATCTTTTTAGAGAAGTTATACGGAAAAGGTCAATTTTAAAAGAACGATTTGATATCATATGTATACTTATAATGTTTATAGGTCAACTCGGCTGTTTATTTAGTAGTCAATTCTTCTATACTTATCCGATTTCTTTTGCACTACTGTATTGTGCTATTTTTGATAGGGGGGAATGCTCTCTAGTTCCTAATAGATAAGGACTTTTATTGCTTCAACTTCTTATTCTTATGGATGGTCATGAAATGATCAAGCCATTTGGAATCAACCATGAGTTTCCTGCTGTTCATGGATATTTTACTTTATAGCGAAGCTTTTCTGCTAACTTGTCCGCGGCTTTTGCTTTACGGTTTTTGCACTTAATTTTATTGGATGTACTCCTTATGTGCAATGGTAGCAGAATAGGCATCATTACAATGTTTTAATTCATGAATAGTAGTTGAGTTATGTATCTGCAAGGTAGTAGTAATTTTACGGGAGTAATATTTTACTGGATGGTAACTCCTCTAATTGAGATCGTCGATTTATGGTAAGATGGTTGTAACTCATAGTAGTCTGGCGTTTTTGTCGTTATTAACATTTTACACTGTCCTACTGTGAGTTATTTTATTTCCTTGGCGAATCTCCTTTAATTTTTGGGTGTGTCAAGAGTTTTGTGTAAATCGATTCAATAAGCAACATCGTATTGCTGCATAAGCTGAGACATCCTGTCGTCCATGAGCAGCTGGTTCCGGACCATCGCCCAGCTTGCGACGTGACGACCTTTCCATTTTTTATAGAGCTCTTGGATGCGTAGGTAGAAAATCTTGAAGACTGCATCCTCGTTGGGGAAAGCGCCTTTCTTGGTCACCTTGCGGAAGCTAGAGTTGACGCTCTCGATGGCATTGGTCGTGTACATGATCTTGCGCACGGCACTGCCATAGTTATAGAGCTGCTCGACGTGTGAGAAATTGTTTTCCCATACGCTGACCGCGCCTGGATAAGCCTGCCAGTCGGTCTTGAACTTCTCGAATTCCTGACGGGCCTGCTTGACGTTGATGGCACCATAGATGAGCTTCAGCTGCTTCGTGAATGCACTCCACTGCTTGCGTGGGATGTAGCGGATGGAATTGCGGATGAGGTGTACGATGCAGCGCTGAACCGTGGCATGCGGGAATACAGCCTTGGCGCCTTCCTCCAATCCGCTCACGCCATCCATGGACAGGATGCCAAGATCCTTAACGCCGCGAGCCCGCAGCTCGTCGAAGATCTGCATCCAGTCATGCTTGCTCTCCGTCTCGTTGATCCAGAGGCCAAGGACATCCTTGCAGCCGTTGACGTCATAGGCAAGCATGACATAGACGGCCACCTGCTGGACGCCATACTCCGTGCGCAGCGATACGTAGATGCAGTCGACGAAAGCAAATGGATAGAACGACTGGAGCGGACGATTCCGCCATGCCTCGACCTCTTCCATGACGCAGCCTGTGATGGTGGAGATCTGTTCATGTGACATCTGGAAGCCGTAGATGTCTTCGATGGTTGCAGCGATGTCGCGTTGGCTCATGCCACGGGCATACATCGCCAGTACCTTGCCCTCGATGGACGAAACGTCGCGCTGGTGCTTCTTGATGATCTGCGGTTCAAACGTACTCTGGCGATCCCTAGGGACGCGGATAGGAACCTCGCCCAGAGAGGTCTTGAGCGTCTTGGATGAATAGCCGTTCCGGACATTGTCACCGTCTTCGGAGCGCTCATGCTTCTTATGGCCGAGATGATTTTCCATCTCACCTTTGAGCATGGACTCAAAAATGGGGCCAAAAATCTGCTTCAGGACGTCCTGTACGTCTTCCGCGCTCTTGATGTCGTAGTTGTTGAGGATTTGCTGAGCAATCTGCTCGCCTGGGGTAGTTGGTGGAGTTTTACACTTTGCCATTCTGTTACCGTCCTTATCTTTGTTTACCCCAGTATGGGGCATAAAGTAGATTCATGCAATACCGATTTACACAAACTATTTTACACTCCCCAGGTTTATGTTGTCTTAGATAAAACTATGCTTGGCCTTCTTTCGGGATCATTTGCAGAAAATGGCTACTATGAACAGGCGGATAAGATGGTGAAGCTACTTTTAACAATTGTTACATCATTAGGAACTGTTATGATGCCTCGGATTTCTTTCGCCCATGCACACGGATTAAAAGAAGATGTTATGAATTATATGATGAAGTCCTACCGGTTTACCTGGTTTCTTTCGATTCCTATGTGTTTAGGGCTTATTTCCACAGCACCAAATTTTGTCCCATGGTTCTATGGTCCTGGTTACGAAAAGGTAATAGTTGTTCTTCAGGCAATCAGTGGAATTATTATTGCTATAGGGATAAGTAATGTAACAGGAATTCAGTACTTAGTGCCAACAAATCGCCAGAATCAGTTGACCCTATCGGTTATAGTGGGTGCGGCTTTTAATTTTGGTATCAATTTCTATTTGATTCCAAAATATCATTCGGTTGGTGTTGCTATTGCCACTCTTCTTACTGAATGGCTGGTAACAATGGTTCAGCTTTATATGGTAAGAAGGGATTTCGGTTTTAAGACGATATTATCCCAATCTACACATTATTGGTTAGCAGGTATGATTATGTTCATGATTACAATTACTATAGAGCAAATGTTTTCACCGACTATTATTCATACTGGTGTTATTGCTATTATTGGAGGAGCCGTTTATATTGGAATTCTTTTAGGAATGAGGGATTCTGTGTTGATGGAAGGTATATCTGCGGCTAGAGAGAAGCTGGGAATATAGTGACGGAACGATGCAATTAATCGCTATATAAGAAGGGTAGTATAACATAACAAAGGGTAGTATAACATAACATATAATATAATATGGATTTTTCTGACGTTGGTTTATGGCATAATTTTATTTGTTTTTGTCTGTATAGATAGCTTTGTCGGGCAAAATTTGAAGAGGTGAAGCACCTTGAAGCTTATCGTGACCGGGGGAGCCGGTTTTATCGGAGGAAACTTTGTTCATTATATGCTGCAGGAACATCCAGGTGATCAGATTATATGCCTGGATAAGCTGACATATGCTGGAAATCTTTCAACATTGGCAGATGTCATGGATCATCCGAATTTCCAGTTCGTAAAGATGGATATTTGTGACAGGGATAGCGTTTATGGCCTTTTTGAAAAAGAAAAGCCTGATGTCGTGATTAATTTCGCTGCAGAAAGCCATGTTGATCGTTCCATTGAAAATCCGGAAATCTTCCTTCAGACGAATATTATCGGGACGTCTGTCCTGATGGATGCCTGCAGAAAGTATGGCATTCAGAGGTATCACCAGGTATCTACCGATGAAGTGTATGGCGATCTTCCTCTGGATCGTCCTGATCTTTTCTTTACAGAAGAAACGCCCATCCATACATCGAGTCCTTACAGCAGTTCCAAGTCTGGGGCTGATCTCCTTGTCATGGCCTACTACAGGACATACGGACTTCCTGTCACAATTTCGCGCTGCTCGAATAACTATGGACCGTATCATTTCCCGGAAAAGCTCATTCCGCTGATGATTATCAATGCGCTCCATGACAGGCCTCTTCCTGTTTACGGGGATGGTCTGAATGTTCGTGACTGGCTCTATGTTGAAGATCACTGCCGCGCCATTGACCTCATTATCCGTAAAGGAAAAGTCGGGGAAGTCTATAACGTCGGCGGTCATAATGAAATGAGGAATATAGACATCGTTAAACTGATCTGTCAGGAGCTTGGAAAGCCGGAGAGTTTAATCACTCACGTAACGGATCGAAAAGGCCATGACAGAAGATATGCCATTGATCCTGAAAAAATTCACAGAGAACTTGGCTGGCTTCCGGAAACAAAATTTGCCGATGGTATCAAGAAGACGATTCAGTGGTATTTGACACATCAGAAATGGTGGGAAGACATCATTTCCGGAGAATATCAGAATTATTATCAGAAGATGTATGAAAATAAATCAGCAATATAAAATGCTAAGTTTTTTAGGGAGCTAATATTTTTGGCTCATAGATTTCTACCCTAATATCTGTTCAGGCAGATTGAAATCTACGAGCTTTTGCTTTGCCCATATTTCTATATTATCTACGTGGTGAAATTCGCAAAACGCAGCGGAAATTTTTTTTAAGATTTTCAAAAAAGGTGTTGACAGGCATCTCTCAATCATGTAATATAATGCCAAGATAACTCTTTAACGAGATAAAGAATTAAAGAAGGCTAAGGGAGAGATGACCATGAATATTAAAAAGATTCTTGCAGCAGGGGTTTTGGCACTGGGTGCTATTGGTTTGATGGCTGGATGTGGCGGAGATCAGAAGTCTGCCGGAAGCGCTGCTAAGTCAGCTGCTGCAGGCGCTAAGCCGACAAAGATTGTAGCTGGTATGGATGATACCTTCGCTCCGATGGGGTTCCGTGATGACAGCGGTAAGATCGTAGGCTTCGATATCGATATGGCAAATGCGGTATCCAAGGAAATCGGTGTTCCGATTGAATTCAAGCCAATCGACTGGGCTTCCAAGGAAACGGAACTGAATTCCGGTAAGATCGATGCCATCTGGAACGGCTTCACCATGACTCCGGAAAGACAGAAGAAGCTTGGTTTCACAAAACCTTACATGGATAATACTCAGGTCTACGTCGTTCTGGCTGACAGCCCGATCAAGACACAGGCTGAACTGAAAGGAAAGAAACTGGATATCCAGGAAGCTTCCACGGCGGAAGCTGCTCTGAATAAGGATCCGGCTCTGAAGAATTCCTTCTCTGAAGTCAAGGCTTATCCTGATCTTGCTTCCTGCTTCATGGATCTGGAATCCGGACGCTGCGATGCAATCCTGGCTGACTCTGTCCTGATTGAATACTACATGACTAAGAAACCTGGAACATTCAGAGAACTGGATGGCGTTGTTTCCAAAGATACATTCGCTATCGGCGTCAAGAAAGACAACCAGGCTCTGATCGATCTTCTGAATGAAGGCATTGAAAAGGTAAAAGCAAGCGGCGAAGCTGCTAAGATTTCCGAAAAATGGTTCGGTAAAGATGTTATTCTGAAATAATTCCCTTTAAGGGATAAACGAAGAGGCAGAGCGGGAGGTTTCCTGTTCTGCCTTGCTTCGTTCATATCTAGCCAGTTTGTAAATTTTGTCACTCTATCTTGTTAAAAGGATGAAGTCAGTGTATGATATTCATACATGATCAAAAACGGCACTGCCGTAAATTCCGGAATGTAAGGAGCCGATGATGGATTATATCATTCACATTTTGCCAAATATGATTCAAGGTCTGGGCGTTTCTGCCAAGATTTTCCTTTTTACCATAGTGCTGTCACTGCCAATCGGTGTACTTCTCGCCATGGTCCGCATCTCGAAGGTGGGGCTTTTCCGCCGTCTGGCCGCCATGTACATCTACGTCATGAGAGGCACGCCTCTGATGCTGCAGATCATGTTCATTTACTATGGCCTTCCTTTGATGCTGAATATCCAGATCAATGATTTCCCGGCGGCCATCCTGGCTTTCGTAGCGAACTATGCTGCATACTTCGCTGAAATATTCCGAGGCGGCATCCAGTCGATCAGCAAGGGCCAGTATGAAGGCGCCAAGGTTCTTGGCTTTACGTATAAGCAGACGATGTGGCACATCATCCTTCCTCAGGTCGTCAAGCGCGTCATCCCGCCTCTTGGCAACGAAACCATCACGCTTCTGAAGGATACCTCTCTTGTATACATTCTTGCTATGAACGACCTCATGCGCGTCACCCGTGCTTTCGTTCAGCGCGACTTCGATACAACGCCGTTCCTTGTAGCAGCTGTTTTCTACCTGCTCTGCACGGCTATCCTGACAAAGATTCTGGCATACATTGAAAAACGCTATGCCGTTTATGAAGACTGATGAGGTACTGCGATGAGCTTTATTGAAATGAAAGATATTGTGAAGGTTTATGGCAAACTCACCATTCTTCATAAGGTCAATATGAGTCTTGAAAAAGGGGAAGTCATCTCCATCATCGGGCCATCCGGTGCCGGCAAGAGTACTCTCCTCCGCTGCCTGAATCACCTTGAAACGATCCAGGGAGGATCCATTCTTGTCGACGGCGATTATCTCGCGGAAGAAAAGAATGGAGAAGTCATCTACGCCAATGAAGTAAAGTCCAAGGAAATTTTGGGAAAGATGGGCATGGTATTCCAGTCCTTCAATCTTTTTCCGCATATGACAGTCCTGGATAACATCATGGCCGCTCCGATTTATGTCAAAGGCATGAAGAAAGAAGAAGTTCTTCCTATTGCCGAGAATCTTCTGGATAAAGTAGGACTTCTGAATAAGAAGAACATGTATCCTGGAAGCCTTTCCGGAGGGCAGAAACAGCGAGTCGCTATCGCAAGAGCTCTTGCCATGAACCCGGAAATCATGCTCTTCGACGAACCGACATCTGCTCTTGATCCTGAACTGACAGGCGAAGTTCTGAAAACCATCCAGCAGCTGGCTGACGAAAACATGACCATGGTCATCGTCACCCACGAAATGGCCTTCGCCAAATCTGTTTCCGACAGGATCCTCTTCATGGTAGACGGAAAAGTAGAAGAAGAAGGCACCAGCGAGCAAGTCTTCGAACATCCAAAGAGCGAAAGGACCAAGGCATTCCTGAAGTCTATATTGAAATAAAAGCAATAAGTAAAGAAGCAGCCGCACTCGAAAGAGTGCGGTTTTTTGCATTTGACCTTGCCCTGGAAGGGAAGGTACCGGCGGAGCCGGGGGATGAGTTGCATTTCCTCAGTCGAAGACTGGTATAAGGCTCTTTTTATAAACACACAATACGACTTCGCGCTGCTCGAAGAACCTTTTCATATTTTAAAGTGCTATGAATACTGCACCCCTTTTCCGGCAACAGCCGAAAGCCGGTACTCCTTCCCCGCTGGGGCAGGTCAAAGTCCTCGGACGCGGTTTTGACGGATATTATCAAAACAGATTTAATTTAATCTTCTTTTATTTCGATATTTCAGAATGACAGTATGATGAAGTGCATTTATAATAAATACATGACTTATGAAAATAGTTTATTGATTAATTAGGAAGTGTTTATAGGAGCGATTGGCCTGATTTGAAAATAGGGAGAATTGCAATGCAGTTGTTATCATTGGTGGTGCCTTGTTTTAATGAGGAAGCCACGATTCAGACTTTTTATGATGAGGTCATGAAGTATGAGGATAGAATCGATGCGGAGCTGGAATTCTGTTTTATTGATGACGGAAGTACAGACAGGACCATAGAGATTCTTCGTGATCTTCATAAAAAAGATTCCAGGGTTCATTATGTTTCTTTTTCCAGAAACTTCGGGAAAGAAGCAGGGCTTTATGCCGGGCTTTCTATGGCTAAGGGAGACTATGTAGCTACGATGGACGTGGATCTTCAGGATCCTCCGGCTCTTCTCCCAGATATGTGGCGTCTCTTGCATGATCCGATCGAAGACTATGACTGTGTCGCGACGAAGAGGACGACCAGAAAAGGAGAGCCTGCTATTCGCTCTTTCTTTGCCAGGCAGTTCTACAAAATCATCAATAAGCTTTCTAAAACGCAGATTGTTGATGGCGCCAGAGATTTTCGCATGATGTCTCGTCAGATGGTGAATGCCATCGTAGCGGATGG harbors:
- a CDS encoding amino acid ABC transporter substrate-binding protein; the encoded protein is MNIKKILAAGVLALGAIGLMAGCGGDQKSAGSAAKSAAAGAKPTKIVAGMDDTFAPMGFRDDSGKIVGFDIDMANAVSKEIGVPIEFKPIDWASKETELNSGKIDAIWNGFTMTPERQKKLGFTKPYMDNTQVYVVLADSPIKTQAELKGKKLDIQEASTAEAALNKDPALKNSFSEVKAYPDLASCFMDLESGRCDAILADSVLIEYYMTKKPGTFRELDGVVSKDTFAIGVKKDNQALIDLLNEGIEKVKASGEAAKISEKWFGKDVILK
- the rfbB gene encoding dTDP-glucose 4,6-dehydratase; this encodes MKLIVTGGAGFIGGNFVHYMLQEHPGDQIICLDKLTYAGNLSTLADVMDHPNFQFVKMDICDRDSVYGLFEKEKPDVVINFAAESHVDRSIENPEIFLQTNIIGTSVLMDACRKYGIQRYHQVSTDEVYGDLPLDRPDLFFTEETPIHTSSPYSSSKSGADLLVMAYYRTYGLPVTISRCSNNYGPYHFPEKLIPLMIINALHDRPLPVYGDGLNVRDWLYVEDHCRAIDLIIRKGKVGEVYNVGGHNEMRNIDIVKLICQELGKPESLITHVTDRKGHDRRYAIDPEKIHRELGWLPETKFADGIKKTIQWYLTHQKWWEDIISGEYQNYYQKMYENKSAI
- a CDS encoding amino acid ABC transporter permease → MDYIIHILPNMIQGLGVSAKIFLFTIVLSLPIGVLLAMVRISKVGLFRRLAAMYIYVMRGTPLMLQIMFIYYGLPLMLNIQINDFPAAILAFVANYAAYFAEIFRGGIQSISKGQYEGAKVLGFTYKQTMWHIILPQVVKRVIPPLGNETITLLKDTSLVYILAMNDLMRVTRAFVQRDFDTTPFLVAAVFYLLCTAILTKILAYIEKRYAVYED
- a CDS encoding amino acid ABC transporter ATP-binding protein; its protein translation is MSFIEMKDIVKVYGKLTILHKVNMSLEKGEVISIIGPSGAGKSTLLRCLNHLETIQGGSILVDGDYLAEEKNGEVIYANEVKSKEILGKMGMVFQSFNLFPHMTVLDNIMAAPIYVKGMKKEEVLPIAENLLDKVGLLNKKNMYPGSLSGGQKQRVAIARALAMNPEIMLFDEPTSALDPELTGEVLKTIQQLADENMTMVIVTHEMAFAKSVSDRILFMVDGKVEEEGTSEQVFEHPKSERTKAFLKSILK
- a CDS encoding glycosyltransferase family 2 protein, with protein sequence MQLLSLVVPCFNEEATIQTFYDEVMKYEDRIDAELEFCFIDDGSTDRTIEILRDLHKKDSRVHYVSFSRNFGKEAGLYAGLSMAKGDYVATMDVDLQDPPALLPDMWRLLHDPIEDYDCVATKRTTRKGEPAIRSFFARQFYKIINKLSKTQIVDGARDFRMMSRQMVNAIVADGEYNRFSKGIFSWVGFKTKWLSYENIERSAGHTKWSFWKLFQYSVDGILAYTTIPLYLSSVMGIAMCGISFLALIFIFIRAMIAGDPVAGWPSLVCIITLLGGLVLMSLGIIGLYIAKIYLETKKRQLYIVREEE